CCGCAGGTGATCTTCTACGGGTTGTCGTCGGTGTTCATGGCGATCTTGAACAACCGCAACGAGTTTCGGGCCCCGGCGTGGGCGCCGGTGGTCAACAACGTGGTCGCGATCGCGACGCTGGGCCTGTATCTGGCCGTGCCGGGCGAACTCTCGGTGGATCCGGTCGAGATGGGCAACGCCAAACTGCTGGTGCTGGGCATCGGCACCACGCTGGGTGTGGTGGCACAGACCGCCGTGCTGTTCATCGCGATCCGGCGCGAGCGCATCAGCCTGCGACCGCTGTGGGGTGTGGACGACCGCCTCAAACGCTTCGGAACGATGGCCGCGGCCATGGTTCTCTACGTCCTGATCAGCCAGATCGGCCTGGTGGTCGGCAACCAGATCGCCAGCACAGCAGCGGCTTCAGGACCGGCGATCTACAACTACACCTGGCTCGTGCTCATGCTGCCCTTCGGCATGATCGGCGTGACGGTGCTGACCGTCGTCATGCCGCGGCTGAGTCGCAACGCGGCGGCCAACGACACCCCCGCGGTGCTGGCCGACCTGTCGCTGGCCACGCGGCTGACCATGATCACGTTGATCCCGATCGTGGCGTTCATGACCGTCGCCGGGCCTGCGATCGGCAGCGCGCTGTTCGCCTACGGCAAGTTCGGCGATGTCGACGCCCACTACCTCGGTGTCTCGATCGCGCTGTCGTCGTTCACCCTGATCCCGTACGCGCTCGTGCTGCTGCAACTGCGCGTCTTCTACGCCCGCGAGCAGCCGTGGATCCCCATCGCGATCATCGTCGTGATCACCATCGTCAAGATCGCGGCCTCGCTGCTCGCCCCGCACATGACCGACAACCCGGAGCTGGTGGCCGGGTTCCTCGGGCTGGCCAACGGGCTGGGCTTCCTTGTCGGCGCGATCGCCGGTCACATCCTGCTGCGGCGCACGCTGCGGCCACCCCGCGGACAACTGCTGGGCCTTCCCGTGGTTCGCACCATCCTGGTGACCCTGGCGGCGTCGCTGGCCTCGGGTCTGCTCGGATACCTCGCCGACCGGCTGCTGAGCCTCGCGTCGCTCACCGAGGCCGCGGGTGGTGCCGGCTCCCTGCTCAGGCTGGTGGTGCTCGGCGTGATCATGCTGCCGATCGTGATCGGCGTGATGCTGGCCGCCCGCGTCCCAGAGGCCGTCGCGGCGCGCGACGCCGTCCTGCGCCGGCTACGACCAGGTCACGGGGTAGCCGCAACTCGTTCCGTGGAGGCCGACTCGCATCCGGTGAATAGTGCGGTCAAGTACCCTGAGCAGAGGAATTCGGCGGGAACGGGACAGGAACGTACCTCCGAGCCATTCCCACTGGGGACCCCGGCAACGGTTGCCGGTGTTGGAGTCGCAGGAGGAGCGGTGGCAGGCGAGACACCTTCGGTCGACCCGACCCCGGACGCCACCGCGAAGCTCCCTCGGACCTCCCCCGAGGACTTCCAGCCCGATGCCGCGCCGTCGTCGTCCAGCCAGCAGCCCACCGATGTGGTGCCGCCGGCCCGGCCACGCGGAGACTTCGCGGGTGATCCCAGCCGGGAACCGCTGGCCTTCGACGCGCCGCGCGAGCGTTCCGTCGATCCCGCAGCCGACGAGGACGTCTACCTCATCGCTGGGGCCAGCATCGCCGACGGCCGCTACCGCCTGCTGGTGTTCCACGGTGGGCCTGAGCATCTGCAGTTCTGGCAGGCCCTCGACACGGCATTGGACCGCCAGGTCGCGCTGACCTTCGTCGACCCCGAAGGTGCGCTGCCCGACAGTGTCGTACAGCAGATCCTCTCGCGCACAATGAAACTGAGCCGCGTCGAGGCCAACGGTGTGGCCCGGATCCTGGATGTCGCCGACACCGGGGCCGGCGGGCTGATCGTGTCCGAGTGGATTCGCGGTGGGTCGCTGGAGGAGGTCGCCGCGACGTCGCCCTCCCCCATCGGCGGGGCGCGCGCCGTGCAGTCGCTGGCGGCGGCGGCCGAGGCCGCCCATCAGGCCGGTGTCGCGCTGTCGCTGGACCATCCCGGTCGCATCCGCGTCAGCGTGGAAGGCGATGTGGTGCTGGCGTTCCCAGGTACCCTGCCCGACGCGACGCCCGAGGACGACATCCGCGGCGCTGGCGCGGCGTTGTATGCGCTCCTGGTCAACCGGTGGCCGCTGCCCGTGCGCGGCACTCCCAGCGGCCTCGAACCCGCCGACCTCGACCCGGCGGGTCAACCGGTCGAACCGCGCTCGATCGACCGGGCGATTCCGTTCCAGATTTCGGCGGCCGCTGCACGCTCGGTGCAGGAGGGCGGCGGGATCCGCACCGCCCCAACACTGTTGAACCTGCTTCAGCAGGCGACCGCTGTCGCCGACCGCACCGAGTTGATCGAACCCGTCAAGGAGGACAACGCCCGCCCCACGGTCGCCGACTCGGACGAAGCGGCGCAGGCGAGGCGGCGGAAGGTGCTCATGATCGGTGGCGGCATCGCCGGCGCCATCGTGTTGGTGGCGCTGATCGTGCTGGCGTCCGTGCTGGGTCGGATCTTCGGTGATGTCGGCGGCGGCCTGGACGGCGATCAGCTGGGCCTGAATCCCCAGAGCTCGGCCACCGACACTGCCACGAGTGCCACCGGTTCGTCCGTGAAACCCGTTCGCGCCACGGTGTTTTCACCCGAGGGCGAGGCCGACGAACCCGGCAAGGCCGGATTGGCCATCGACGGCGACCCCTCGACCGCGTGGCCCACCGACACCTACTCCGACCCGTCGCCGTTCCCTGGGTTCAAGAACGGGGTGGGCCTGATGCTGACCCTGCCCGAACCGATCACGCTGGGCTCGGTGACCGTCGACGTCACCAGCACCGGCACCGCGATCCAGATCCGGTCGTCGTCGACGTCGAGCCCCAGCAGCCTCGAGGACACTACCGCGCTCACCGACCCGAAGACGCTGCAGCGCGGCAAGAACACCATCGAGGTCAACGCCTCCGAACCCACCTCCAATGTGCTGGTGTGGATTTCGACGCTGGGCTCCGTCGATGGCAAGAGCCGCACCGACATCTCCGAGATCACCCTCAACGCCGCCGAGTGACATCGGCTGTACACAGCCCGCACCCGCGGTGAAGTGCCGTGACCGCGTGACCGGCCTACCGTCCGGCGCGTGGTCACCACCCCGATCTCGGCACCCCGCAGCGACGCCGAACTCCTCGCGGCGCATGCCGCCGGAGACGGCCGGGCGTTCGCCGAGTTGTACCTGCGCCATGTGGACCGGTTGAGCCGGTTCGCGGCACTGCGCTGCGCCAATCCCGAAGATGCCGCCGACGCGCTTCAGGAGGCCATGCTGGCGGCACACCGTGGGGCAGCCCTGTTCCGTCATCAGGCCGCCGTCACCAGTTGGCTGTACCGGATCGTCAGCAATGCGTGCGTCGACCGCCATCGCAGCAACGCCACCCAGCCCCGCTCGTCCGGCACCGACGACTGGGAGCACGCCGCCGTCGACGGCCGCGAACAGATCGACACCGCGATCCTCGTCAACTCCGCGCTGCTGCGCCTGCCGCTGGGCCAGCGCGCCGCCATCCTGGCGGTCGATCTGCACGGACACTCGATCTCGGAGGCCGCGCACCTGCTCGGCGTCCCAGAGGGCACCGTGAAGAGTCGCCGGGCGCGAGCGCGGGCCGCGCTGTCGAGGATGCTCGGCCCCTCGATGGAATCCGCGTGCGCCCCTGCTGGACACTGATCGGGTGCTGCCCGCGCCACACGAGCCTGAACCGCCCACCCACCAGGTGACCGGCGCCGGACGCGTGCCCTCTCACGCTGGGACGCCCCGCACGCGGACCAGCAGGCTGCGCTTGGCCGCGGCGCTCATGGGTGCAGCCGCTGCGGTCGCCGCGGTCGGCTTCGGGACTGTCGCCCTACTTCGGCACCCGCAGGACACCCCGTCGGCGCCCACGTCGCTGCAGCACATCACCGTCACACCTGCGGTCCCGCTCAACGACACCGAGGTGCTGGCCCTGCTGCGGCAGCCTCCCGACTACGGCGCGCTCGGTGACCCCGGCAGGCGCGCGTCATGTCTGACCGGCCTCGGCTACCCCGCAGGCACCGTCGCGTTGGGCGCACGTCCCGTCGTGGTCGACGGCCGGCCCGGTCTGCTGCTGGTGCTGCCCGGCGACACCGAGGACACCGTCGCAGCCGTCGCGGTGGCGCCGTACTGCAGTGCCGCCGACACGGGTCTGCTGGCCGACAGGACCGTCCCGCGCACCCCATCGACCGGTGGCGCGGGCTGACGAGACGCCGCGCCGCGCCGCAGCGTGGGACGATCGTCGAGGCCCCGCTCACAGCGGGAACACCCCGCCTTACGCTGGTGTTAGAACACGTGCAGCCGCCGGCACCATCGGCGGCTTGGTAGAAAGGCCCGAATGACCGACAACCCGACCATCCATGAGGTCATCATCATCGGTTCCGGACCGGCTGGTTACACCGCTGCGGTCTATACGGCACGCGCCCAGCTGGCTCCCCTGGTCTTCGAGGGCACGTCCTTCGGCGGCGCCCTGATGACCACCACCGAGGTCGAGAACTACCCGGGCTTCAAGGACGGCATCACCGGTCCGGAGTTGATGGACCAGATGCGCGAGCAGGCCCTCCGCTTCGGCGCCGACCTGCAGATGGAGGACGTCGAGGACGTCCAGCTCCAGGGCCCCGTCAAGACCGTGACCACCGCGGGTGGTGAGACCTATCACGCCCGTGCCGTGATCCTGGCGATGGGCGCCGCCCCGCGCTACCTCGGTGTCCCCGGCGAGCAGGAGCTTCTCGGCCGCGGCGTCAGCTCGTGCGCCACGTGTGACGGATTCTTCTTCAAGGACCAGGACATCGCCGTGATCGGCGGCGGCGACTCGGCCATGGAGGAGGCGACCTTCCTCACCCGCTTCGCGCGCAGTGTGACCCTCGTCCACCGCCGCGACGAGTTCCGCGCGTCCAAGATCATGCTCGAGCGGGCGCGCACCAACGACAAGATCCGGTTCCTCACCAACACGCAGGTGCTCGCCGTCGAGGGCACCGACACGGTGTCGGGCCTGCGGGTGCGGGACAGCCTGACCGGCGAGGAGTCGACACTCGCCGTGACCGGTGTCTTCGTGGCGATCGGCCATGACCCCCGCTCCGGCCTGGTCCGCGACGTCATCGACGTGGACTCGGACGGCTACGTGCAGGTCCAGGGCCGCACCACCGCCACCTCTGTCGAGGGGGTGTTCGCCGCCGGCGACCTGGTGGACCGGACCTACCGCCAGGCCATCACCGCAGCGGGAAGCGGATGTTCTGCCGCGATTGACGCCGAGCGCTGGCTCGCCGAGGCCAGCGATGAGAACATCGATCTGATTGGAGCCCAGCAATGACCGACAAGGCGACCATCGAAGTCTCCGACGACTCGTTCTCCGACGACGTCCTGAGCAGCAACACCCCTGTGCTGGTGGACTTCTGGGCAACCTGGTGCGGTCCGTGCCGGATGGTCGCACCGGTCCTCGAAGAGATCGCGGCCGAGAAGTCCGGCCAGCTGACGGTGGCCAAGCTCGACGTCGACGCGAATCCCAACACGGCCCGCGACTTTCAGGTGGTGTCGATCCCGACCCTGATCCTGTTCAAGGACGGCGAACCCGTGAAGCGGATCGTCGGCGCCAAGGGCAAGGCCGCCCTGCTTCGCGAACTGTCTGACGTCGTGTCCTGACGGTCGGCGGCATCCGCCTGGGTGCCGTTCGACGCGCTGCATTGGCCTGGGGTTTTCCCGATTCGGGCGGCGGTCTGAGACAATACTTGGCAAGTCTGCCCTGCCATGGACGGCGTTCGAATGTGATCGCCGACCGCCGCGACCGAAGGGTCATATCCGATGTCGAGTCCCCGCAACGGAGACACGCCAGACGTGCTTCGCCTCGGTGACCGCGGTCTTGCCGTGACCGAGATCCGAGCTGCCCTGGCAGCCCTGGGTCTGATCGACAGCCCCGACTCCGACCTGACGACGGGCAGACACGTGGCGGTGGATCTGTTCGACGCCGAACTCGACGACGCCGTGCGCGCATTCCAACAGCGCCGTGGCCTCCTCGTCGACGGCATCGTGGGCGAGGCCACCTACCGCTCAATCAAAGAGGCGTCCTACCGCCTCGGCGCGCGAACCCTGAACCACCAATTCGGCGCCCCCATGTACGGCGACGACGTCGCGACGCTGCAGTCCCGCCTGCAGGACCTCGGCTTCTACACCGGCCTGGTCGACGGGTACTTCGGCCTTCAGACCCACAACGCTCTGATGTCGTACCAGCGCGAGTACGGGCTGTCCGCGGATGGCATCTGCGGCCCAGAGACGTTGCGCTCGCTGTATTTCCTGGGCTCACGGGTCACCGGCGGTTCACCGCACGCGATCCGCGAGGAGGAGCTGGTGCGCCGGTCCGGGCCGAAACTGTCCGGTAAGCGCATCATCATCGATCCGGGTCTCGGCGGTGCCGACCACGGTCTGATCACCCAGGGCCCCGACGGTCCGATCAGTGAGTCAGACATCCTGTGGGACTTGGCCAGTCGCCTCGAAGGCCGGATGACGGCGATCGGCATGGAGACAT
The DNA window shown above is from Mycolicibacterium confluentis and carries:
- the murJ gene encoding murein biosynthesis integral membrane protein MurJ, which translates into the protein MNAPHDARRRPAPRARRGPTAPPPTARRPAARPELSDSAVVSRSWGMAFATLISRITGFIRIVLLAAILGAALSSSFTVANQLPNLVAALVLEATFTAIFVPVLARAELDDPDGGAAFVRRLVTLATTLLLVTTVLSVLGAPVLVRLMLGSDPQVNEPLTTAFAYLLLPQVIFYGLSSVFMAILNNRNEFRAPAWAPVVNNVVAIATLGLYLAVPGELSVDPVEMGNAKLLVLGIGTTLGVVAQTAVLFIAIRRERISLRPLWGVDDRLKRFGTMAAAMVLYVLISQIGLVVGNQIASTAAASGPAIYNYTWLVLMLPFGMIGVTVLTVVMPRLSRNAAANDTPAVLADLSLATRLTMITLIPIVAFMTVAGPAIGSALFAYGKFGDVDAHYLGVSIALSSFTLIPYALVLLQLRVFYAREQPWIPIAIIVVITIVKIAASLLAPHMTDNPELVAGFLGLANGLGFLVGAIAGHILLRRTLRPPRGQLLGLPVVRTILVTLAASLASGLLGYLADRLLSLASLTEAAGGAGSLLRLVVLGVIMLPIVIGVMLAARVPEAVAARDAVLRRLRPGHGVAATRSVEADSHPVNSAVKYPEQRNSAGTGQERTSEPFPLGTPATVAGVGVAGGAVAGETPSVDPTPDATAKLPRTSPEDFQPDAAPSSSSQQPTDVVPPARPRGDFAGDPSREPLAFDAPRERSVDPAADEDVYLIAGASIADGRYRLLVFHGGPEHLQFWQALDTALDRQVALTFVDPEGALPDSVVQQILSRTMKLSRVEANGVARILDVADTGAGGLIVSEWIRGGSLEEVAATSPSPIGGARAVQSLAAAAEAAHQAGVALSLDHPGRIRVSVEGDVVLAFPGTLPDATPEDDIRGAGAALYALLVNRWPLPVRGTPSGLEPADLDPAGQPVEPRSIDRAIPFQISAAAARSVQEGGGIRTAPTLLNLLQQATAVADRTELIEPVKEDNARPTVADSDEAAQARRRKVLMIGGGIAGAIVLVALIVLASVLGRIFGDVGGGLDGDQLGLNPQSSATDTATSATGSSVKPVRATVFSPEGEADEPGKAGLAIDGDPSTAWPTDTYSDPSPFPGFKNGVGLMLTLPEPITLGSVTVDVTSTGTAIQIRSSSTSSPSSLEDTTALTDPKTLQRGKNTIEVNASEPTSNVLVWISTLGSVDGKSRTDISEITLNAAE
- the sigM gene encoding RNA polymerase sigma factor SigM, encoding MVTTPISAPRSDAELLAAHAAGDGRAFAELYLRHVDRLSRFAALRCANPEDAADALQEAMLAAHRGAALFRHQAAVTSWLYRIVSNACVDRHRSNATQPRSSGTDDWEHAAVDGREQIDTAILVNSALLRLPLGQRAAILAVDLHGHSISEAAHLLGVPEGTVKSRRARARAALSRMLGPSMESACAPAGH
- the trxB gene encoding thioredoxin-disulfide reductase; the protein is MTDNPTIHEVIIIGSGPAGYTAAVYTARAQLAPLVFEGTSFGGALMTTTEVENYPGFKDGITGPELMDQMREQALRFGADLQMEDVEDVQLQGPVKTVTTAGGETYHARAVILAMGAAPRYLGVPGEQELLGRGVSSCATCDGFFFKDQDIAVIGGGDSAMEEATFLTRFARSVTLVHRRDEFRASKIMLERARTNDKIRFLTNTQVLAVEGTDTVSGLRVRDSLTGEESTLAVTGVFVAIGHDPRSGLVRDVIDVDSDGYVQVQGRTTATSVEGVFAAGDLVDRTYRQAITAAGSGCSAAIDAERWLAEASDENIDLIGAQQ
- the trxA gene encoding thioredoxin codes for the protein MTDKATIEVSDDSFSDDVLSSNTPVLVDFWATWCGPCRMVAPVLEEIAAEKSGQLTVAKLDVDANPNTARDFQVVSIPTLILFKDGEPVKRIVGAKGKAALLRELSDVVS
- a CDS encoding N-acetylmuramoyl-L-alanine amidase is translated as MSSPRNGDTPDVLRLGDRGLAVTEIRAALAALGLIDSPDSDLTTGRHVAVDLFDAELDDAVRAFQQRRGLLVDGIVGEATYRSIKEASYRLGARTLNHQFGAPMYGDDVATLQSRLQDLGFYTGLVDGYFGLQTHNALMSYQREYGLSADGICGPETLRSLYFLGSRVTGGSPHAIREEELVRRSGPKLSGKRIIIDPGLGGADHGLITQGPDGPISESDILWDLASRLEGRMTAIGMETFLSRPANHSPTDAQRAATANAVGADLMISLRCATQASPAANGVASFHFGNSHGSVSTIGRNLADFIQREVVARTGLRDCRTHGRTWDLLRLTRMPTVQVDVGYITNPRDRSMLVSTQTRDAIAEGVLAAVKRLYLLGKNDRPTGTFTFAELLAHELSVEQAGR